Proteins encoded together in one uncultured Sphaerochaeta sp. window:
- a CDS encoding NYN domain-containing protein, with protein MRRKNNAIYIDLENIPSALDLKALFEELTLKHNDSPEEENIFVIKMACGNSASIKKMEKQLAEYNFTIRDTPSITTNYKNRADLIISLEALETIIINTPVIDRYVFITSDSDFTVIMEALRKYGKEVYLVTKEMVSDKPIFNNCCDEILIIESFLNKPKAEEPKESGPPKAKKADKPAEIIHTKKMDKQVETLMRRVVDSFDPDSWQLVSYVGVKFHQMDKSRMIERSSYHSLGNLLSKLEKEKYIERKLNEKGHPEIRRISN; from the coding sequence ATGCGAAGAAAAAACAATGCTATTTACATTGACTTGGAGAATATCCCTTCGGCTCTGGATCTCAAGGCGCTCTTCGAAGAGCTGACACTGAAACACAATGACTCGCCCGAAGAAGAGAATATATTTGTCATCAAAATGGCTTGTGGAAATTCTGCTTCCATAAAGAAAATGGAAAAACAGTTGGCTGAATACAACTTCACCATCAGGGACACTCCTTCCATCACCACAAACTACAAGAATCGTGCAGACTTGATCATCAGCCTTGAAGCATTGGAAACCATCATCATAAATACCCCTGTGATTGACCGCTATGTTTTCATCACCAGCGACAGCGATTTCACGGTCATCATGGAAGCACTACGCAAATATGGCAAGGAAGTATACCTGGTTACCAAGGAGATGGTGAGCGATAAACCCATCTTCAACAACTGTTGTGATGAAATCCTGATCATTGAATCATTCTTGAATAAACCCAAGGCAGAAGAGCCGAAGGAGAGCGGTCCACCAAAGGCAAAAAAAGCGGATAAACCAGCTGAGATCATCCATACCAAGAAGATGGACAAGCAAGTGGAAACACTCATGAGACGGGTGGTTGACTCCTTCGATCCAGACAGCTGGCAATTGGTGAGCTATGTAGGGGTTAAGTTCCATCAGATGGACAAGAGTCGAATGATTGAACGAAGTAGCTACCACAGTCTTGGCAACCTGCTCTCCAAACTTGAGAAAGAGAAGTATATCGAACGAAAACTCAACGAAAAGGGACATCCGGAAATTCGGAGAATCTCGAACTAG
- a CDS encoding GGDEF domain-containing protein, translating into MAAFSRENHIQRIVLALVLIVFVMALYYDSFLQTEPLSGGKVTAWDELWTINIDGQTFAEDVSLPYSLQKPVKNKVISLHHTIPSQLPAEQRTIAFNSSMTSVLVQVNDETIYRFEGPDKGWAIPVFGGTYTHFIRLKDSYLGGDLSITFGYTSNNSFAGHFKPVYIGSKTDLLFHELGEWPSLFYGFSLLLIGLLVVLFSLSIQTDEERKSFFYFGLVLLALGGWVFSQTPSKFILFRNPALPMNLSFAALFLLPLFLVNYIIHSYPVGKWASPFLYISHFFASLYILGGALQLFGIMQYTDLLLPCGLFLALFLLSLFTLLIIEYFRGNQDLKSFLIAMGFLLSSIIAEVVLLMLGISLDSAVILHFGMAASAVVLFWRSATLMRIKTKSICKEQLLLSLAYSDALTEVGNRAAYDREVSRIQASKDKHVLGILMMDINDLKKINDTQGHTQGDMILRDFAHRVQKILPSRAKVFRYGGDEFIALISDVSEEELQKMAERLLSHFSFGNKLHYHVAVGFDRYIPKRKDRFHQCVGRADEAMYACKHSMKQSSSAT; encoded by the coding sequence ATGGCTGCTTTCTCACGCGAAAACCATATTCAGAGAATTGTGCTTGCCTTGGTCCTGATTGTATTTGTTATGGCTCTCTACTATGATTCGTTCCTCCAGACTGAACCGCTCTCCGGTGGTAAAGTGACAGCATGGGATGAACTGTGGACCATCAATATCGACGGACAGACATTTGCTGAAGATGTCTCGCTTCCCTACTCACTGCAGAAGCCTGTTAAAAACAAGGTGATTTCGCTTCATCACACCATTCCCTCACAACTGCCGGCTGAACAAAGAACCATTGCATTCAACTCCAGTATGACAAGTGTCTTGGTACAGGTGAACGATGAAACAATCTATCGTTTTGAGGGGCCTGACAAAGGATGGGCAATCCCTGTTTTTGGAGGAACCTACACCCATTTCATCCGCCTCAAGGATTCATACCTTGGAGGCGATTTGAGCATTACATTCGGCTACACATCCAACAACTCTTTTGCTGGTCATTTCAAGCCAGTCTACATTGGGAGCAAGACCGATTTATTGTTTCACGAACTAGGAGAGTGGCCTTCCCTCTTCTATGGGTTCTCACTTCTCTTGATCGGCCTGTTGGTGGTTCTCTTTTCCCTCTCCATCCAGACAGATGAAGAGAGAAAGAGTTTTTTCTACTTTGGCTTGGTACTGCTTGCTCTCGGTGGATGGGTATTCAGCCAGACCCCCAGCAAATTCATACTCTTCAGGAACCCCGCTCTCCCGATGAATCTCAGTTTTGCTGCACTCTTTCTGCTTCCTCTCTTTCTGGTCAATTACATCATCCACTCCTACCCGGTAGGCAAGTGGGCTTCGCCATTCTTGTATATCTCACATTTCTTTGCTTCCCTCTACATCCTGGGAGGGGCACTCCAACTCTTCGGCATTATGCAGTACACTGATCTGCTGCTCCCCTGTGGGTTGTTCCTAGCACTCTTCCTGCTCTCTCTCTTTACGCTTTTGATAATCGAGTATTTTAGAGGAAACCAGGACCTGAAGTCCTTCCTGATTGCAATGGGGTTTTTGCTTTCGTCTATCATTGCTGAGGTAGTCCTACTCATGCTTGGCATCTCCCTCGATAGTGCCGTTATCCTCCATTTTGGTATGGCGGCCTCAGCAGTAGTGCTTTTCTGGCGCAGTGCCACCTTGATGAGGATCAAGACAAAATCAATTTGCAAAGAACAACTCCTGCTCAGCCTTGCCTACAGTGATGCACTGACCGAGGTAGGGAACCGGGCAGCTTATGACAGGGAGGTCTCCCGGATCCAGGCATCGAAGGACAAACATGTACTGGGGATTCTTATGATGGATATCAATGACCTGAAGAAGATCAATGACACCCAAGGACATACCCAAGGAGACATGATCTTGAGGGACTTTGCACATCGAGTACAAAAGATTCTTCCTTCCCGTGCAAAGGTTTTCCGCTATGGTGGTGACGAGTTCATCGCACTGATCAGCGATGTTTCAGAAGAGGAACTGCAAAAGATGGCAGAACGGCTACTCTCACACTTCTCCTTTGGCAACAAACTCCACTACCATGTGGCAGTAGGTTTTGACCGATACATTCCCAAGAGAAAAGACCGATTCCATCAGTGTGTCGGTCGTGCTGATGAAGCCATGTATGCATGCAAGCATTCCATGAAACAATCCTCTTCAGCTACTTGA
- the pyk gene encoding pyruvate kinase, which produces MTYTKIVATLGPASETYPMVKAILEAGCRVIRLNFSHGSHEEQQKRFDYVRQASKELGFPVTVFMDLQGPKIRLGQLQEEMYTLQKGEKIILTTEPCVGTRERMSIDYPFLHEEIKVGQRILINDGLVSLIVESIEGKDIHCSLLEEGVLFPRKGVNLPEVPLRQLSSFTEKDKRDLDFAFRNNLDYVALSFVRSGKDVKALKEHMMASYGRTIPIISKIEKPEAVTNLQEIMDESSVIMIARGDLGVEAPAEEVPLIQKAIIRSCIDRGLPVITATQMLESMMHNPKPTRAETNDVANAVLDGTSAVMLSGETAAGEYPLQAVTTMSRIASLAERSDVFQKQVFNQISMLDPERKITTTEAVGLATRELSLSIGAAFIACFTQTGSTARLIAKFRPSVPIIAFSPLPEVVTYLALSWGVTPILIDQLASVDELLAYAPEYLLKQGMVKQGDTVVITAGVPVGSSGKTNMVKVVEIE; this is translated from the coding sequence ATGACCTACACCAAGATTGTTGCCACACTGGGACCGGCGAGCGAGACGTATCCTATGGTTAAAGCCATTTTGGAAGCTGGATGCCGAGTGATAAGGCTGAATTTCAGCCATGGTTCGCATGAAGAGCAGCAGAAGCGGTTTGACTATGTCAGGCAGGCAAGCAAGGAGTTGGGGTTCCCTGTGACCGTATTCATGGACCTGCAAGGGCCCAAGATTCGTCTTGGACAGTTGCAGGAAGAGATGTATACACTACAGAAGGGAGAGAAAATCATCCTGACCACTGAGCCTTGCGTGGGAACCAGGGAGCGTATGAGTATTGACTACCCATTCCTGCATGAAGAGATCAAGGTAGGGCAACGGATATTGATCAATGACGGATTGGTCTCCCTTATCGTGGAAAGCATTGAAGGGAAAGACATCCATTGCTCCTTGCTGGAAGAGGGCGTCCTTTTCCCTCGTAAAGGGGTAAACCTTCCAGAGGTTCCTTTGCGTCAACTGAGTTCATTCACGGAGAAAGACAAGAGAGACTTGGATTTTGCCTTCAGGAATAACCTTGATTACGTGGCTCTCTCCTTTGTTCGTAGCGGAAAAGATGTTAAGGCCTTGAAAGAGCATATGATGGCCTCTTACGGCAGAACCATCCCCATTATCAGTAAGATTGAAAAGCCTGAGGCAGTTACCAACCTCCAGGAGATTATGGATGAGTCAAGCGTGATCATGATCGCCCGAGGAGACCTTGGGGTGGAAGCTCCGGCAGAGGAAGTTCCCCTGATCCAGAAGGCTATCATCAGGTCCTGCATCGATCGTGGGCTTCCTGTCATTACCGCAACACAGATGCTGGAGTCAATGATGCACAATCCCAAACCTACCAGGGCTGAAACCAATGATGTGGCGAATGCAGTGTTGGATGGTACGAGTGCAGTTATGCTCAGTGGGGAGACTGCAGCAGGTGAGTACCCTTTGCAAGCAGTGACCACGATGAGTCGGATTGCCAGTCTTGCTGAGCGGAGTGATGTATTCCAGAAACAGGTCTTCAACCAAATCAGCATGTTGGATCCAGAGAGAAAGATCACAACAACCGAGGCCGTGGGTCTTGCCACCCGTGAGCTTTCCCTCTCTATCGGTGCGGCATTCATTGCATGCTTCACCCAAACAGGCTCTACAGCACGCTTGATAGCTAAATTCCGCCCCTCGGTTCCCATTATCGCCTTCTCTCCCTTACCGGAGGTGGTGACCTACCTTGCCTTGAGTTGGGGGGTTACCCCAATTCTCATCGACCAACTTGCAAGTGTGGATGAGTTGCTGGCATATGCACCAGAATATCTGCTGAAACAGGGAATGGTGAAGCAAGGAGATACCGTGGTAATTACTGCCGGGGTTCCTGTAGGCAGTAGTGGAAAGACCAATATGGTCAAGGTAGTGGAGATCGAGTAA